The sequence below is a genomic window from Candidatus Methylomirabilota bacterium.
CGAGGCCACCACGCTGGCGGCGGCCCGGCGGGATCCGATGGGCTTCCTCGCGCCCTTCGACGAGCTGACCGTCGTCGACGAGGTGCAGCGGGCACCGGACCTGCTGCTCGCCGTCAAGGTCGCCGTCGATCGCCGGCGCCGGCCGGGCCGCTTCCTGCTCACGGGGTCGGCCAACGTGCTCGTCGTCCCCCGGGTCTCGGAGTCCCTCGCCGGGCGTATGGAGCTCCTCACCCTGTACCCGCTGTCCCAGGGGGAGATCGAGAGCCGGCGCGAGGGCTTCCTGGACGCGGCCTTCGCCGGTCGCCTCCCGAAGGCGCCGGGCCCCCCGGACCGCACCGAGATCGCGCGCCGGATCCTCCGCGGTGGCTTCCCGGACGCCTACGGCCGGCCCGAGGCCCGGCGCCGGCGGTGGTTCGCGTCGTACGTCACGGCCGTCCTCGAGCGGGACGTCCGAGAGCTGGCCCACATCGACAAGCTCACGGCGATGCCCGATCTGCTGACACTCCTGGCGTCACGGATTGCGAGCTTGCTGAACCTCGCCGACATCGGCCGGGGCATCGGGCTCCCGTATGCCACGCTCCAGCGCTACATGACCTTGCTTCAGACGACGTTCCTCGTCCGGCTGATGCCGGCCTGGGCCACGAATCTGGGGAGCCGGGTCACCAAGGCGCCGAAGGTGGCCTTCGTCGACACGGGGCTCGCGGCGGCGCTGCTCCAGCTGACCGAGGCGCGCCTGCTGGGCGAGCCGGTCCTGTGGGGCGGCCTGCTCGAGAACTTCGTCGGGCTCGAGCTGCTCAAGCAGGC
It includes:
- a CDS encoding ATP-binding protein, which translates into the protein MLRRHVTETVTAALRDTPVVLLVGPRQAGKSTLAQTLVPPDRYVTLDEATTLAAARRDPMGFLAPFDELTVVDEVQRAPDLLLAVKVAVDRRRRPGRFLLTGSANVLVVPRVSESLAGRMELLTLYPLSQGEIESRREGFLDAAFAGRLPKAPGPPDRTEIARRILRGGFPDAYGRPEARRRRWFASYVTAVLERDVRELAHIDKLTAMPDLLTLLASRIASLLNLADIGRGIGLPYATLQRYMTLLQTTFLVRLMPAWATNLGSRVTKAPKVAFVDTGLAAALLQLTEARLLGEPVLWGGLLENFVGLELLKQASWHPDPPQLFHFRTPKGAEVDLVLERDGHVVGVEVRSAQTATAEDFKGLKALAELAGRRFHRGLVLYLGRQAAAFGPNLQAVPLTALWEW